The following proteins are co-located in the Solanum pennellii chromosome 1, SPENNV200 genome:
- the LOC107014010 gene encoding transcription factor bHLH130-like, which translates to MFSSEPISREMDKLSSFLFSGGGGGGGGSSSFKNGEGMEPEFFRSKEMMGSDFFQQQSQFQQSNSGGLTRYRSAPSSFFAGILDGDGNNSGENFITGDGSSSSDSDSMFTALLNNNDTNNNNGTRDLNDQNQKNQLQFGTSLKQEIGEEIEFGNENGVQNRYENGGVSYSVGVQMQTRANLSNGNGDSDLIRQSSSPAGFFNGFMREVGNFGASVGTNREASTSTNGFNNHISYSTNQSSTSNLMPSIAENESWNGASFNSLKRNRDDDLKMFSSNFNGMTNQNDESRNYTSSGLSHHLSLPKTSSEMAAIEKYLQFQQDSVPCKIRAKRGCATHPRSIAERMRRTRISERMKKLQDLFPNMDKQTNTADMLDLAVDYIKDLQKQVQTLTDKKAKCSCTSKQLQYSNGTT; encoded by the exons ATGTTTAGCTCAGAGCCAATTTCTAGAGAAATGGATAAGTTGAGTAGTTTCTTGTTTTCCGGTGGTGGTGGGGGTGGTGGGGGTTCTTCGAGCTTCAAAAATGGTGAAGGAATGGAGCCTGAGTTCTTTAGGAGCAAAGAAATGATGGGTTCTGATTTTTTTCAGCAACAGTCACAGTTTCAGCAGAGTAATTCCGGTGGGTTAACGAGGTACAGGTCAGCTCCAAGTTCGTTTTTCGCCGGAATTCTTGACGGAGACGGGAATAATTCCGGCGAAAATTTCATTACCGGTGATGGGTCTTCGAGTTCTGATTCGGATTCCATGTTCACCGCCTTATTGAACAATAAcgacaccaacaacaacaatggtACTCGAGATCTGAATGATCAAAACCAGAAGAATCAGCTTCAGTTTGGTACTTCTTTGAAACAGGAGATTGGTGAGGAGATTGAATTTGGGAATGAAAATGGTGTACAAAATAGATATGAGAACGGTGGTGTTTCTTATAGTGTAGGGGTGCAAATGCAAACTAGAGCAAATTTGAGTAATGGAAATGGTGACTCTGATCTCATCAGACAAAGCAGTTCACCAGCTGGATTCTTCAATG GATTTATGAGAGAAGTTGGGAATTTCGGAGCAAGTGTTGGGACTAACAGGGAAGCAAGTACATCAACTAATGGTTTCAACAATCATATAAGTTACTCAACTAATCAATCATCTACCTCAAACTTGATGCCTAGCATTGCTGAGAATGAATCTTGGAACGGCGCGTCGTTTAATTCCTTGAAGAGAAATAGAGATGATGATCTGAAAATGTTCTCTAGTAATTTCAATGGAATGACTAATCAG AATGACGAATCAAGAAACTACACTTCTTCTGGTTTATCTCATCATTTAAGCTTGCCTAAGACATCTTCTGAGATGGCTGCCATAGAGAAATACCTACAGTTCCAACAAGATTCAGTGCCTTGCAAAATACGTGCTAAACGAGGCTGTGCTACGCACCCACGAAGTATTGCAGAAAGG ATGAGACGTACTCGGATTagtgaaagaatgaaaaaactGCAAGATCTTTTCCCAAATATGGACAAG CAAACAAACACAGCTGATATGTTAGATTTGGCAGTTGATTACATTAAAGACCTTCAGAAACAAGTCCAG ACACTGACCGATAAAAAGGCGAAATGCTCGTGTACAAGTAAGCAGCTGCAATATTCAAATGGAACAACATGA